From the genome of Glycine max cultivar Williams 82 chromosome 2, Glycine_max_v4.0, whole genome shotgun sequence, one region includes:
- the LOC100500687 gene encoding calcium-binding EF-hand family protein, producing MSVEILDGATIVGFVEDEEVFNVCVSDLFSQLDTDKDGLLSYAEMLKELQRLRVFETHFGVDVKRDPDELARVYESLFVQFDHDLNGRVDLQEFKEETKQIMLAMANGLGSLPVQMALEHDSLLMKAVQREYFPKIAA from the coding sequence ATGAGTGTGGAAATTCTTGACGGTGCAACCATCGTAGGTTTCGTGGAGGACGAGGAAGTCTTCAACGTGTGCGTGAGCGACCTCTTTTCTCAACTGGACACCGACAAGGACGGTCTTCTCTCTTACGCGGAGATGCTGAAGGAGTTGCAGAGGCTGAGGGTGTTCGAGACCCACTTCGGCGTCGACGTGAAGCGTGACCCAGATGAACTTGCACGTGTGTACGAGTCCCTGTTTGTGCAATTCGACCACGACTTGAATGGAAGGGTTGATCTCCAAGAATTTAAAGAGGAAACGAAGCAGATAATGCTTGCCATGGCGAATGGACTTGGATCTCTCCCTGTTCAAATGGCCCTTGAACATGATAGCCTCCTCATGAAAGCCGTTCAACGAGAGTACTTTCCCAAAATTGCCgcttaa